Part of the Candoia aspera isolate rCanAsp1 chromosome 1, rCanAsp1.hap2, whole genome shotgun sequence genome, TGAAACAAGGAATAAAAGGTGCGGAGTTGTGGGTGCAAAAACAGACCTAGGCAAAAGGAACACAGATCTGGGGCAAACACAGACCTAGGTTTTGGGTTCTGtgtttggttgttttcctgcaaatgtttcattaccaggctaggtaacatcaccagtgtgagggagagtggggtttgctggctgtttatatatagtagctttcCCTGTCTGTCTGGGGGGCAGGGTGGGATtgttccttggtagttccttggataggatattatttctttcttgattgtttatctggtgctgtttcctgcttatctggagGTTGGTTCCTAGGAAGTATGTGCTTTgagctgtttgtttccttccttgacttTAGGCTGTATCTTTTAAATGTCATGTAGACAGTGGAAGGATTacagaaatgctactttattgaTGAATATGAACCTTGAAAGCCTACCAGAGTTTCCTTCtgtcccctcttataccaaacagagtCAAGGTAAGGTTACATTTTCACACCTTCTCCATTCCCAGGACTGAATGGTCTTTTATTTTCCCTTAGTTGCTCCTTcataccttcttcaaggttatctccacaTTCTTTTACAATAAGAAATTCATACTATTCAGTTGAAATCCATCCGGACTGGggcctttcccaattttgatAAATTTAATAGTCTCCAATGTCTCTTGTAATTTCAAATGCACTTCCAAGATATCTGCACAGTCCTGCAGTAATGGTTGAATGTCTCCTTAAAAAGCTATTCTTTTGAAGTTCATCAACCATGTCATCAAGCATATATAAATGctttttgttgttcattcgttcagtcgcttccaactcttcgtgacttcatggaccagtccacgccagagcttccagaAATAATTGTAAATTAATGGGATTAGTATCTGTGAATCATAATCCttcatttaaaaatacttcagaaattgtattttgttgtttcaCTTATTTGAAATGATGTGCTCATAATTTACCTGCGAATTGGTTGAAACCTACACAAGGCCTATTATTCCCCAAagaataagtaaaagaaaaagctttACACTCTCACTGGCATGGCAGCTAAAATGTCTGTCACCCCAATTGAAAGGAGATTGGCATCCCAACCACAGACCTTTAGTATTAAAACTGTTCTAATGACAAAAGTCTTAGATACAATACATAACACCCCTTTCAATTTAATATGTAAAGATTTCATCCAGTTTGCTGAAAATTTGGAATTAAGACATATCTGGGTTCTAATCCTTTGGGTGAAGATGAATGAAAATTTCAAAGGGGAGGATTTTATATGAGAGTCTTTTTGGTACATTAAATACAGTACATTGTCTACAAAATTACTCATATTACTCTCATTCTCTTCATTTTTTGAGTTAATCACTTGAACTTTATTATTAACTGAACTATTCTAGCATTGAGTGATTTTGTAGCTCAATAACTTAGCATTTCATATTTTACCctgatttattttaatgtgtACAATCTACTtagaattttctattttttagtcTCTTATATATTCAGCAGATTTGCAATAAAGTACCCTACATTTCTAATAGTTTGGATCTTCTGGAGTatcttaaatttatatttatgtttggTCTCAGCTAGACTTACCTTAATATACATATCTGTTTAGAATTCAGTattttgtatttcagtattttacatAACAGATcagcaattaattaatttagcTTTTTAGTATTTTAGGTTACCTTCGGTATTTTAGcatctatatttatatcctgtccCAGCTAGTTCTGCATTAATTTGTGCAAACTGTTTAGAAAGTTTCTTGTTATTGTATGAACTTTTTGACTGTCCTAAAGAAGTAACACTGTAAAGGCTTTAAAAACCAGCTCCTGACAGAGAGCACAGACTGCTGTgtccaaaaggaaaaatgaaaagatatgAGAAAATAATTGGCCCTCAACTTCTAAAAGCTTATAGTATTGTGAAAAGGGACACAGTAACTCAGCTGGAGCTTGAATAGGAACAGTCCTATTATGGTTGACAATACATTGGTAAAAATATTGTGATGCTTGCCACTTGTACTAATTGCTAAGAGATGTATTTCCAAAAAGTGTGGACCAAAATCACAATTTTGATGTTATAAGCAAGCAGTATGGTAATGACAGTAGGTAAAGGCAAAAGCCAATCTGGCGGAAACCTGAGCGGAAGTCACTGTCATGTCAGTCTGAAGAAGCATAACATTGAGAAGAACCAAGTTTATTGCAACGACAGGGACAAGGTGCTATTCCTGTGACTGTATTCTTCTGAACTGAACATATGTTCACATGCAAACATTtaaatggctggaagaaaggTAGTCTGAAAACTCTTTCCTTTGCAACTACTTTTAAGATTATTATTGTTAGGCTGATGTTGAATTATAAGCTTATCTGCTATTCATGAAAACTATTTTTTGCTGAATGTATTAACGTATGTTTTAGAGCATGCAGCGAAATCCAGTTTGGTGAAGGCCTATTTCATTTTTTCAGAGAAGAGGTTTTCCAAGTATATTTTAGGGGACTCTGGAATTATTATAGGAAAAACACCTTGCCCTATTTTCCAAATGTGGCAATGGAGGAATGCTAGAagtatttcaatttctttttaagtCCTTTTTATTGGAAACTTTTCATCTAATCACTTTCCAGAAGTGTGTTCAAAAAGTTAGTTCCAAGACAAGAATCTGAGAGAGGGAGAGCATTAATAGAAAGGGACatgtccttcagatgttgctCCAAACTCAAATCAGCATGGTCATCCGTGAAGGGTGTTGGGAGTTGTATTTCATTAACATTTGAAGGGTCATAGGTTCATCACCCTGGTGTAAGTTTGCATGCTTATATATTGGCTGTGTGCCCTTGAACATCCTAGCATGTCTCCTATAAAGTGAATCCATTTCTGAGGAATTGTAGAATATTCGAAAGGCCTcctaaaaatatgtattttttaaaaatcactgcaaTTGTGATAAATTTGCTTATCTTCTTTCTTCAAGACCTTGACCCTTAAAATTTAGAAAGATAATATAAAGAATTGTcttatttcctttaaaattaaGTTGTTGTCTTCCACTTCTCAGTTAccgttttttttccttccatttagcTCCATCTGCAGGTTCAGTTAAGAATTTTCTGTTTGAAACGTTAAGAGTTGCCATGATTAAGTAATCACAATGCTTACATTTCACTTAATCAAAAATTAAATGGTTTAATGAAACAAGCTGatcttcccttccaaagaattCTTTTCTTAAGTATTAAAAATTGAAGTTATAGTTATTTTAGAATTGCAAAGTTAATCCACTTAATGTCGTGGATGTAATGTCCACTTACTAAAGCTTCAGTTGATTAGTCAATTGGGATCCAGTGTTAACAGGAGCAAGTTAGCGGAGCTACATTTTAAAGATACCAGAAGAGAATGTTTTTCCTTCAAACAATGACCAGCAACAGTTTTGTTTACTTTGAGGGATGGCAAGAAACACCCCATGAAAATTTTAAGCTGGTCAGATAAAAATATCTGAGAATAGGATGGGAGATGGAATGAATAGGATGTAGAAGACTACATTGAAAACAATGTGATTGTCAGGTTGGTTCATTTTCTTCCCAATATTTAAAAGTCACACTAAAAGCCTTTAAATGTCCTGATGAACGAACAGGAACTATtcctatataaatcaaatgaaggaATTAGATAACCATGCGCATACCTTATTGAAAAAGGcccaacagaagaaaaaaaaactgagctaagcaaaaaggaaaaaaagaaagcatacatAGAATTCTTACCAGCCATTGGACATatgaagaaaaaaaccaaatgtGACTGGTATATTACGCTAAGCTAGGGTTTGCTAACCCATACTTTAATAAATTACAACTGGTTAGGTTCACAAACCATGCTAAGACATAAATCAACTTAGAAGCCACAAGTGCTGGGCTCCAGTATCAAacaaagccataatatggtttggttttggcttagcatgatgtctgaattcagcttttacattcattttctctgtgtatgagagaaaaggagaaaaatagtaaTTGGAGTGGCTGGAATCCTGAACAAATGTCCATACTGCAAGAGACAGTATGTTGCAGCATGGTCCCTTTGTACCTCTAAATATGAGATGCCATATGGAAGATGGTAGATTGTGGATAGTTATGCCCATGTCTCTTCATTCTCTTTAGTCATTTCTCACCTTCTCTATCCAGTGGATGGAGAAGAAGGAACAAGCTGAATGGGGTAAGTGAACCATTCAGTTCATTGTCTGGAATGGTTCACCACCTGCttcactgaagctatttttaaatacagtatatccAAGGAGACCGCCCACAGAAATTAACGGTTAAACTAAAAGTTTACAGCAACAAATGAGACAAAGCAAGAGAGGGAGGAGAAGGGTGGATCAGGACTAAGAGGAAATCAGAACAAGTGAAAAGCCAGAAACTTGTCATGTCAATGAGGCACACTTCCCCATTCTTTGTGAACAAAGTCTCGATGTCACCTCTCCAAGGATAACCCATCACTTTGATcttcagccccaaacaacttaaTCATAGGCGTTGGGGTTACACTGCAAAATGTACCATTATTACCATTCATTATTCAGAATGATTGAACTTGCTTTCAGGCTTTTTCCTCAATGCACAGCTATGCCATTAAATCACTtccaaattctactttattttaaaatataattatattttgatCACAGCAAACTAAACATGTACTGTCACAAGAAATCAGGAGTGCTTACTCAACATTTAATGTAATTCCAGTAAGAGCTGTGAGAGAGACTTGGTGATGATCAGTACATAGCACATTCATCATATTCAGCAAgtgttttctattttgctttttggAGTAGAAATACACTTTCTTGTACCCTTTCATGAAGACCATTGGTGAGTACTTTATTAACCTAATGCTAAAATCCATATAATAAATGTCATCCTAGCATTGTACACGGCTTTACCATAATTGAAGGTGAAAGACTGCTGTTACAATAAACAAATTGCATTTGCCatcacaaatacaaaatataggcaTACGCGTGATGCAACACAAGAAGCAAACAGTAATATATCAGGAGGGTTTGGTCAAGTCTGCAAACTATTTTTGAAACTATCTCTTTGCTAAAAGCACTCAGCAACAGGGACCAAGGAAACAGGTAATGAAGAAATTGCCACAAGGAAGAAAAGCTGATTCAGGAATAGCATTTGAAGTTGCATTTAGAGACGGCTTTTAGACTCCTCCGTGTTTAAGCCATCTCTTACATTCGGATGATCACTTAGTCATGCACTAGATAGAAACTCCACTGCAGTTTCCTTTTCCTCAGCTAACTCCTTAGCAGTCAAATCCATCTTCTCACGGGAGAAGTCGTTAATAGGAAGGCCTTCAACAAACTTCCATGCTTTACCCTGCAAAGACATTGGTGAGATTAAAACCTTTAACATTCTCTACCAAGGGCACTTGATTTGGGCTGCAAACTCTGCACCAatatatggcagcaaagagatagtaTTTTTGTATTACTTTGctggttatccagatttttgcacccAGATATGATATACGTAGCTATAGACATTGCATTACCATAGGCTTAATTTATTACACTAATCTGTGATTTTTGCTTAAGAAACTCTAGTCTTGGGAAGAAAGATTTCTAGGTTTCTACCTACACATTTTTACCCACTTCACCAAGTCAGAACTGAAAAGTTTTTTGGAGCAAATGCATGTGTTTATAAGACAAAGATGAATCTGGTACTTATCTGTaatttaaagtaaaggtaaaggtttcccttgacattaagtccagtcgtgtccgactctaggaggcggtgctcatctccgtttcaaagccaaagagccggcgtctgtccgtagacacttccgtggtcatgtggccggcatgactaagcagaacactgttacctgcccgccgaagcggtacctattaatctactcacattggcatgttttcgaactgctaggttggcaggagctgggactagcaacgggagctcaccccgtcatgcagattcgaaccgccgaccttccgatcggcaagctcagcggtttaacccgcagcgccaccacgtcccctatCTGTAGTTTAAAGATACATTATTTGTCTACACTTGTCAAACATGTATCCAATATATAATTTTAGACATAACCATTCAAATACTGCAAGTCTGGGTATCTTTAAATGCAAAAGCACTCTATAATCTTGTTCACAGCAACTTGTCACTGTGAACCaacatttagaaatatattttactcAATGCAGGTTTACAGGGACTGATATTTTGTCAAAATGTTGAAGGAGAATTCAAGTTATGAGTTATACTTACTCAGGAAGGAGTATGCTAGAAACTgtcacattaaaaacagtaaatatggACTTTTATTCAGgtacaaaattaaatatatttcttacaCACCTTTGATAATACAACAGGAAATGAATAGATCAAATCATCGGGGATACCGTAGGAATTCCCATCAGAAATAACACCCATAGAAATAAATTCACCctttaaagaaaatacaaataattaatGTGATACGTTTCTGTGCAACAGTTCACTCTGTAATGCTTTGTGTAAAaatacattccagaaaaaaagttCTGTGTCTTATagcatttcattatattttaatagTTTACCAAAAGACCAAACTGGTATCTTTATTCTCTTTACACTTATGATTATTAAATTACATCCCATTCCTGCAAAAAAATTCAAGAAAACATACGTATCTCTATCAACCAGGGATCAAGTGTGCCCAATAAACAGCTAATTATTATGTTTTGAACAGCCATTGTCTAAGCCCAAATGTTCATGGGCCATGCAACACCTACCTCTGGAGTGCCAAACCAGATGTCTCTCACATGATCACAGATAGCTTTGGCTGCAGACATTGCACTTGACAGTTTCCGGGCCTTAATAACAGCTGCCCCCCGCTGCTGAACAGTCTGAAGTATTAACAAAGAAAATACAGGATTATTTGTATGTACTACTGTTAGTCCTCAATGACTTATAGAGAATCCAAGATCCAGAAGCTTGCTGCACTAATTAGTTATGGACATTATTCCAATGTCTTCAACTCTAGTATTCTAAGTGAAGGAAAGTATACTAAGCTTAAACATAGTACATAGTATTGTTCAGTAACAGAGGGAGCATCTTAACACCATGAAGCTTTTGTTTGGAACTTGTCGGCAGAAACAGCTTGGAGGCATTTCAGGCAATGCAAAGTTTCAATGAAGAGACACATACAGGAGGGTTCGAGTTTTATAAATAGCTTGATCTACCTTCTGTATAGAAAATAAGATGCATCCCTATGCAAATCAGTCACACTGAGATAAAATTACTAGGGATATTAGAAACCATACCATTTTTTAATCTAGAACACAAATAGATTTTCTCTGTCCATGACCCAAAGGTACACTATTTTCATTCAGAATCAATCAGCACTGACATATTTGCCTCTAGAACATGGCTGTATGTTgccaaagtgaaaaaagaaatgcaaaagtcTAAAACCATTACTTACGGTAATGAAATCACCTTTCAGCCAGTTATCATTTTTCACAGCTTCATAAACTCCAATGTATTTCCCTTGTACTTTCACCTTGGCATGGTTAACATCTGGATATTGAGTAGAAGAGTGATTTCCCCAGATGATGCAATTCTTGACATCCTTAGCAGTCACACCAACTTTCAGAGCAATCTAGTTTGAGGTTAGGGAGAAGAAACTGCCCATGTCATTTTGATCATTTCAAGTATGTTTTAGTTAAATGCACTGCTTTCAGAAAAACACTTCACTTACAGACTATCTGCCAACTGGAATCTAAAAATTCATGCCTACCTGGGATTTAGCTCTGTTGTGATCCAGACGAGTTAAACAACTGAAATTCTCTTTTGGTATGGTTGGAGCTGATTTTGAAGCAATTAGGCAATTAGTGTTTGCTGGATTACCTACTACAATAACctgacagagaaaagaaaagccagACTTAATTACAGGAAGACTAATGAATGATAGGAAATGTAAACTGTCCCAAGCTCTATAATTTTGCCCCCtggagaaaatattatttcattcaaTATTGTTTTTCAATGTTCTCATGTTCTACTAGTGGCTTAGCATTATTTGCAATTCCTCCAAACCATGGAGACCTGGAGAATGTATTGATATAACATTAATGTTGTTTTAGTAAACAGCTGGATCTGGTTAAGGAAGTCAGCCAGGACAGTAGATTATGCCACTTTTATTTACCTTAACTGTCTTCTTTGCATACTTGTCCAGTGCTGTTCCTTGGGACTTAAAAATTTTCACATTTGCCTTGAGAAGATCTTTCCGTTCCATACTT contains:
- the MDH1 gene encoding malate dehydrogenase, cytoplasmic translates to MSEPIRVLVTGAAGQIAYSLLYSIAKGDVFGTEQPLILVLLDITPMMTVLDGVLMELQDCALPLLREVIATDKEDVAFKDLDVAILVGSMPRKESMERKDLLKANVKIFKSQGTALDKYAKKTVKVIVVGNPANTNCLIASKSAPTIPKENFSCLTRLDHNRAKSQIALKVGVTAKDVKNCIIWGNHSSTQYPDVNHAKVKVQGKYIGVYEAVKNDNWLKGDFITTVQQRGAAVIKARKLSSAMSAAKAICDHVRDIWFGTPEGEFISMGVISDGNSYGIPDDLIYSFPVVLSKGKAWKFVEGLPINDFSREKMDLTAKELAEEKETAVEFLSSA